Within the Kwoniella dejecticola CBS 10117 chromosome 5, complete sequence genome, the region agagcgcGTCCACTTGAGGTCATCTTGGCAAAGGACGTGAAAGGACGTGGAGTAGGTTCGATAAGCAGTGGATGCACtaagaagggaaagaacaAGCTtcagaaggagaaagcaCCATTAACTCACGGTCCTCAGCTACGACTTCATGATTCAACGGCGCCAAGtcggtcgactcgatcaaGCCAGGCTCGGCTTCGCACGAATCATGAGGGTGTTTGAACGGATTATGATGGTGCTCATACCCGCTCTCAACGGGTACGCCGGTATGCCCGGACATGTTGCCGCCCATAGCGTGCATATCGTCTTTTCGCCCGGTCGAAGAGGTGGACGTCTGGGctcagcgtcagcgtcagatTCATTGCTAACCGccaaaagatgatctgacATTACCGTCGGATGTATCAAGGATGGCGATTAGAGTGACTTACGTTCTGGACGCCTGGTTGAGCGCCTTGAGCTCCGGTGGGAAGCATCGAAGTACTGGTAGAGACATTAGCATCCCTCTATACACAAGCAAGTGCGGACCAGTGTTTGGACATGACCAGACTCACTCGTTGAGCGGTGAAGACATCGTTAGTATAGCTCTTGTAGTTTGCTTTTGTATGTGAGTTGTATCTTAGTAATTGTTAGGTATGTGAACGAGCGAGAATTCCATGGAACACTGAAGTTTGTGGAGCAGGCATATATACCTCAGATGTCTGCACAAGCAAGCAATATTGCGTATGGCCTACATAAGTCTGGTGacctcattcttcattcatcttgCTTCGCTCGAGACAGTCACACGAAAAGTAAAAGCACGTTTAGCATGCTCGGTGCCTGTCAGCTTCGATATTCAAAGTTTCCATCCAAGTTTCAGTATTTCAGTAAGCAGTTGGTGAGAAAATAGCCAGGACAAGAGCGAGATCTGGGCGTGAGGACAAGAATCAACACAAGAACGTCGTATTTCTGTGAAAGCGCTTTCACATGTCACCTTCAAGATTAAATTGAGGAGTGAAATGTATGACGAAGTGGGAGAGGGGGTCATCTGATTTTCCTCAAATCCACTGGGAAAGGCACAGCGAGCAGACATCCCCGGGATGATTACATAAGAAAGAATGAAAAGCGGGCTTGTGCGCTCAACATACTGCAAGCGCGTTTTTGTCGAACGATGTTATTGCGAAAAGTCATCTTGTCATTGACCATCGTACAATTATATAACCTACGCTCTTTTTTAGttctcattctctttctcaatctcctctaGCTTCCCCAGAAGAGAAACTCGTACCGACTCCAAGATGACGACGGCAGTCATCGAGACCATCCCACCTTCTTTACCCGCAGCTTCAGCCAGCATAAGCTTAGATGCGTACGACGAGGAACAGGTGAAATTGATGGAAGAACGATGTATACTTGTGACACCCGAGGACAAAGTGTATGGCGAAGATAGTAAGAAGACGTGTGAgtgatcattctcatcctctccttcctaTCTTCTTAGCGCTGGTAACCTGTGTATTCAAGTCCTGTTCGTCAAATATTGCAAAACGCcatcattatcgttatcAAATGTCTACATGCGATTGGAAACATGCCTACTGACTCTACTTGCACATTGTTACAGGTCATTTGATGGCAAACATAAATACTGGTTTACTCCACCGAGCATTCTCGGTGTTCCTCTTCAGGCCCTCGGACGGTCGATTGCTTTTACAGAAGCGTGCAGACGAGAAGATCACTTTCCCAAGTATGTGGACGAATACCTGTTGTTCGCATCCGTTGAGTATCAAGTCGGAGCTAGTcgaggaggatcaagctggtGAGTATGTCCTAGCCTCGTCCCatgttctctttcttgggGAACCACTGGGCGCCATATCCATTGAGGCAGATTCCAACGTGATGGGCGTTCGGATCTCTCGAGATCATCTACACTCGAGCCGAATTTAGAGGCGACTATCCTGTGATGAATGTCATCGGAGATAGTGAAGATAGTGAAGATCGCGGTGAAAATACATCAGATATCGATCATATCGGCCAACCTTTCATGAAAGCTGACTCTCACTATCGTATACTCGCAGGTGTCAAATCAGCGGCTATTCGAAAATTACCGCAAGAACTCGGTATACCTTCTACGCAATTGAAGTCGGAAGACTTCATCTACCTTACCAAGATCCACTACTTGGCACCCAGTGATGGATTGTGGGGAGAACACGAGAGTGAGTAATCTAATTAACTTTTCTCCAGAACTCAGCATTTTGCGTGCGCGGAGCTGCTCTCGGTCGGCGATGTTCTTTCTTCAATGTGAAGCGAAAAGTCATAGCGGGGCCAGTAGCTAACGCCATTCATATTTGCGAATGACGCAGTCGATTACATCCTTTTCTCGACTATCGACGTGGACCTGGATTTGAATCCGAACGAAGTCAGCGATGCCAAGTATGTCTCGAAAGATGAATTGGAAGCTATGTTCTCGGATTCGGGTGAGTCATaggtttgagcttgagtttcACTCTCTTTGTTCCATTGTCCGAAATGACAGTTTCCAGATTAATACGACGTTCTCGTTCGGGATCTGTGGCTAATGTCGTTTATGATATAGACAACTCGTTCACTCCTTGGTTCAAGCTCATCGCCCGAGATCTCTTATATCCATGGTGGGACGAAATGCTCGCCAAGTCAAAAGCCGAGGGGAGCGGTAAAGTCAATGCTAGTGTATTGGCTAATGGACCCAAAGTCggcgaattgatcaagatgatctaAGCTGAGTTTTAAATTGACCTCCATTCTATTTGGGTTCTTGGACATTCTTACATCACCAcacttgattttgatttccAATGTAAATTAATTAGACGTTAGATATATCATTTTAGGCGATTCAATTTCAATTTCAGTAATATACGATTAACCCATGCATTATACTATATCCATGTCTAGTCTAGTCCAGTCGTGCCATCCTACCGTCTTTGCGGCTGATGATTTCATGCTATAatacaacaacaaaaagTCTCCTTCATACCCACTTCGGGGCATCAAGTA harbors:
- a CDS encoding isopentenyl-diphosphate delta-isomerase; translated protein: MTTAVIETIPPSLPAASASISLDAYDEEQVKLMEERCILVTPEDKVYGEDSKKTCHLMANINTGLLHRAFSVFLFRPSDGRLLLQKRADEKITFPSMWTNTCCSHPLSIKSELVEEDQAGVKSAAIRKLPQELGIPSTQLKSEDFIYLTKIHYLAPSDGLWGEHEIDYILFSTIDVDLDLNPNEVSDAKYVSKDELEAMFSDSDNSFTPWFKLIARDLLYPWWDEMLAKSKAEGSGKVNASVLANGPKVGELIKMI